The Sphaerospermopsis torques-reginae ITEP-024 genome has a window encoding:
- a CDS encoding HNH endonuclease codes for MSRTYINLETRRLVVERAGNICEYCLISEEDTLSCQVDHIISVKHGGTSTEDNLCYACVFCNLQKGTDLGSINWRNGELVRFFNPRRDFWGDHFRLDEAVIQPLTDIGEVTARILDFNNDDRIQERIFLIEVGKYPSLAAKAKMSK; via the coding sequence ATGTCTCGTACTTACATTAATTTAGAAACAAGGCGGTTAGTTGTGGAACGTGCTGGAAATATCTGTGAATATTGTCTAATTTCAGAAGAAGATACCTTATCTTGTCAAGTTGACCATATAATTAGCGTTAAACACGGTGGAACAAGCACAGAGGATAATCTTTGTTATGCGTGTGTTTTTTGTAATTTGCAAAAAGGCACAGATTTAGGTTCAATAAATTGGCGAAATGGTGAACTGGTGAGATTTTTTAATCCCCGTCGAGACTTCTGGGGTGATCATTTTCGACTTGATGAAGCTGTGATTCAACCATTAACAGATATCGGTGAAGTAACAGCGCGTATTCTTGATTTTAACAATGATGATCGGATTCAAGAAAGAATATTTTTAATAGAAGTTGGTAAGTATCCATCACTAGCAGCAAAAGCAAAAATGAGTAAGTAA
- the acsF gene encoding magnesium-protoporphyrin IX monomethyl ester (oxidative) cyclase has translation MVKSLETPPVELLKPGVKAPVQETLLTPRFYTTDFDAVAKMDISGHEEEIRAIVDELKADYNRHHFIRDDEFKQSWDHIQGEKRLAFIDFLERSCTSEFSGFLLFKELSRRLKNSNPLLSEAFEYLARDEARHAGFLNKSMADFNLSLDLSYLTKNRTYTFFPPEWVIYTVYLSEKIGYWRYILVYRHIAQNPEFQFYPLFRKFESWCQDENRHGDFFKALLRSQPQLWNNWKARLWVRFFLLTVFVTHTMTVFERANFYEILGIHPRKYNTQVITETNKTAARAFPVILDTNHPYFFWNLEQCAINNQKLIDLKNSNKSVIEKFFHKIPLIINIVWYMLKLYLVKPINAEKTRQTVC, from the coding sequence ATGGTTAAGTCTTTAGAAACTCCCCCAGTTGAGTTGTTGAAACCAGGTGTCAAAGCACCTGTTCAAGAAACATTATTAACACCCCGATTTTATACCACAGATTTTGATGCTGTGGCGAAAATGGATATCTCTGGTCATGAAGAAGAAATCAGAGCTATAGTTGATGAACTCAAGGCAGATTATAACCGCCATCATTTTATCAGAGATGATGAATTTAAACAGTCTTGGGATCACATTCAGGGAGAAAAAAGACTTGCCTTTATTGACTTTTTAGAAAGGTCTTGTACTTCTGAATTTTCCGGGTTTTTACTGTTTAAAGAATTATCTCGTCGTCTCAAAAACAGTAATCCTTTACTCTCTGAAGCATTTGAATATTTAGCACGGGATGAAGCCCGTCATGCAGGTTTTTTAAACAAGTCAATGGCGGATTTTAATTTATCCCTTGACTTGAGTTATCTTACTAAAAACCGGACTTATACTTTCTTTCCTCCAGAATGGGTAATTTATACAGTTTACCTATCGGAAAAAATCGGTTATTGGCGTTATATTTTGGTATATCGCCATATCGCACAAAATCCAGAATTTCAATTTTATCCTTTATTTAGGAAGTTTGAAAGTTGGTGTCAAGATGAGAATAGACATGGTGACTTTTTCAAGGCGTTGTTACGTTCTCAACCCCAGTTATGGAATAATTGGAAAGCACGCTTATGGGTGCGTTTTTTCCTATTAACTGTGTTTGTCACCCATACAATGACAGTTTTTGAACGGGCGAATTTTTATGAAATTTTAGGAATTCATCCCCGTAAATACAATACTCAAGTCATCACAGAAACCAACAAAACCGCAGCTAGGGCTTTTCCTGTGATTCTGGATACAAATCATCCCTATTTCTTCTGGAATTTGGAACAATGTGCAATCAATAATCAGAAATTAATTGATCTCAAAAACAGTAACAAATCTGTGATTGAGAAGTTCTTCCACAAGATACCATTGATTATAAATATCGTATGGTATATGTTGAAGCTTTACCTCGTTAAACCCATCAATGCGGAAAAGACTCGCCAAACTGTTTGTTAA
- a CDS encoding heme oxygenase (biliverdin-producing): protein MSNNFALKLRSGTQQAHTDAENVGFMKCFVQGVVDRECFSKFLSNLYFVYSELEAAIEKHKQHPVISVMYFPELNRQASLEQDMLFYHGNLWRNFITPSTATQKYLARIHQLSTHEPALLLGHAYTRYMGDLSGGQMLQKIAQSALKLSGYEGTEFYNFAQIPDKQAFKNKYRQALDNVPVDDVMADKIVAEANHAFYLNMEIIKELEPILMQALGRATYNDLV from the coding sequence ATGAGTAATAATTTCGCCCTCAAACTGCGTTCTGGTACTCAACAAGCTCATACAGATGCAGAAAATGTCGGTTTTATGAAATGTTTTGTCCAAGGAGTTGTAGACCGAGAATGTTTTAGTAAATTTCTGAGTAATCTGTATTTTGTTTACAGTGAACTAGAAGCAGCAATTGAGAAGCATAAACAACATCCTGTAATTAGTGTAATGTATTTTCCTGAACTAAATCGCCAAGCATCTCTAGAACAAGATATGTTATTTTATCATGGTAATCTCTGGCGAAATTTCATTACACCATCCACAGCAACTCAAAAATACCTGGCGCGTATTCACCAACTTTCTACCCATGAACCTGCTTTATTATTAGGTCATGCTTATACTCGTTATATGGGTGATCTTTCCGGTGGACAAATGCTACAAAAAATCGCTCAGTCAGCTTTGAAATTGTCTGGTTATGAAGGAACTGAGTTTTATAACTTTGCCCAAATTCCCGATAAACAGGCATTCAAAAACAAGTATCGTCAAGCATTGGATAATGTGCCTGTTGATGATGTGATGGCTGATAAAATTGTAGCAGAAGCTAACCATGCTTTCTACTTAAATATGGAGATAATTAAAGAGTTAGAACCAATTTTAATGCAAGCATTAGGTCGAGCTACATACAACGACCTAGTTTGA
- a CDS encoding alkaline phosphatase family protein encodes MMTIFTQGYRWVILSVSLLFSLIAILACFQVFAGENKPHNAVIFVTDGLRPMTVNATDTPTLQSIKEQGVNFVNSHSLFPTFTTANASVIATGHYLGDTGDFSNNIKVNKPLKSAKNTIVPFLENDAVLREVNQQFGNNFLNEVSLLAIAKKSGFSTAAVGKLGPVLIQDVTQETGKPTIIIDDATGTSTGIPLSEEISKLLTQNSLPLITPSRGENGKAGDSKNPGAKVANIKQQQYFVDATTKVILPLFKQRKKPFVLVYWSRDPDGTQHNHGDSLNQLVPGINGPTVQAAKRNVDNNLAQIIATLKKLDLAKTTNIFVTADHGFSTISKESKTSYAASLTYENVPAGFLPPGFLGIDLAHDLELDLFNPDQENAIVEPTKGQFSTNSILGKNPQNPEIIIAGNGGSDLIYLPNLPNNENQKDYAQKIVNSLLQQDYVSGLFVNDALGEIPGTLPLSAIKLQGKSRTPTPSIVVNFRSFDTGCGVPTACGVVVADTTLQQGQGMHGSFSRADTFNIMTAIGPDFKKQYVDKAPVSNADVAVTLAKVLNLQVPAQGKLVGRVLNEALRGGVNEVNFKSHVLESAPAENGLKTVLKYQTVGDTRYFDVAGFMGSTLGL; translated from the coding sequence ATGATGACGATTTTCACACAAGGTTATCGCTGGGTTATTTTATCAGTTAGCTTATTATTTTCTTTAATAGCTATTTTAGCCTGTTTTCAGGTTTTTGCTGGAGAAAATAAACCACATAATGCAGTTATTTTTGTGACTGATGGTTTACGTCCTATGACTGTAAATGCTACTGACACACCCACTTTACAGTCAATTAAAGAACAGGGTGTAAATTTTGTTAACTCCCATTCTCTATTTCCTACTTTTACCACAGCTAATGCTTCTGTGATTGCGACAGGTCATTATTTAGGTGATACAGGAGATTTTAGCAATAATATTAAAGTTAATAAACCACTTAAAAGTGCAAAAAATACCATAGTTCCATTTTTAGAAAATGACGCAGTTCTCAGAGAAGTTAACCAACAATTTGGTAATAATTTTCTTAACGAAGTTAGTCTTTTAGCGATAGCAAAAAAATCAGGTTTTAGCACTGCTGCTGTGGGGAAATTAGGACCAGTTTTAATTCAAGATGTCACTCAAGAAACGGGTAAACCAACAATTATTATTGATGACGCTACTGGTACATCAACAGGAATACCTTTGAGTGAGGAAATTAGCAAATTATTAACCCAAAATTCCCTACCTTTAATTACACCATCACGGGGTGAAAATGGTAAAGCTGGTGATAGTAAAAATCCCGGTGCAAAAGTTGCCAATATTAAACAACAGCAATATTTTGTAGATGCGACAACTAAGGTGATTTTACCGCTTTTTAAACAACGAAAAAAACCTTTTGTTTTGGTTTATTGGTCCCGTGATCCAGATGGAACACAACACAATCATGGTGATAGTTTAAATCAACTTGTTCCTGGTATCAATGGTCCTACTGTGCAAGCGGCAAAGCGCAATGTTGATAATAATTTAGCGCAGATTATCGCTACTCTAAAAAAATTAGATTTGGCAAAAACCACAAATATATTTGTGACTGCGGATCATGGTTTTTCTACCATTAGTAAAGAAAGTAAAACCAGTTATGCAGCAAGTCTCACTTATGAAAATGTCCCTGCTGGTTTTTTACCTCCTGGTTTTTTAGGAATTGATTTAGCCCATGATTTAGAACTTGATTTATTTAATCCAGATCAGGAAAATGCAATAGTTGAACCAACAAAAGGACAATTTTCTACTAATAGTATTTTAGGCAAAAATCCGCAAAATCCAGAGATAATTATTGCTGGGAATGGTGGTTCTGATTTAATTTATTTACCTAATTTACCAAATAATGAAAATCAAAAAGATTACGCCCAAAAAATTGTTAATTCTCTCCTCCAACAAGATTATGTAAGTGGTTTGTTTGTTAATGATGCTTTAGGTGAAATTCCTGGTACATTACCTTTAAGTGCAATCAAATTACAAGGAAAATCACGCACTCCTACACCATCCATTGTTGTTAATTTCCGTTCTTTTGATACGGGTTGTGGTGTACCCACAGCTTGCGGTGTGGTTGTAGCTGATACTACTTTACAACAAGGTCAAGGAATGCACGGAAGTTTTAGCCGTGCGGATACTTTTAATATCATGACTGCCATCGGACCTGACTTTAAAAAGCAATATGTAGATAAAGCACCTGTGAGTAATGCAGATGTGGCTGTAACTCTGGCAAAAGTGCTAAATTTACAAGTTCCGGCACAGGGTAAACTGGTGGGAAGGGTGTTAAATGAAGCTTTACGTGGTGGTGTAAATGAGGTAAATTTTAAATCTCATGTTTTAGAATCTGCACCAGCAGAAAATGGCTTGAAGACGGTGTTAAAATATCAGACTGTGGGTGATACTCGTTACTTTGATGTTGCGGGTTTTATGGGTAGTACTTTGGGTTTGTAG
- a CDS encoding DUF2283 domain-containing protein: MKITYNAEVDVLRIIFSDVQVEESDEEKPGVILDYDESGNIIGIEILDASKRIDNPCSVEYSVSNS; encoded by the coding sequence ATGAAAATCACATACAACGCAGAAGTTGATGTTTTAAGAATTATATTCAGTGATGTACAAGTTGAAGAAAGTGATGAAGAAAAACCAGGAGTTATTTTAGATTATGACGAATCTGGAAATATTATTGGCATTGAAATATTAGATGCTTCCAAACGTATTGATAACCCTTGTTCAGTGGAGTATTCTGTGAGTAATTCTTAG
- a CDS encoding DUF4258 domain-containing protein, translating to MRYQISRHAQTEMERRQISVSLVESVLDHPQQILLEREGRKVYQSKIDFGTGKLFLLRVIVADDVDPKVVITVYRTSKIEKYWREL from the coding sequence ATGAGATACCAGATTTCTCGTCACGCACAAACAGAAATGGAACGTCGACAAATTTCTGTTTCTTTAGTTGAATCGGTTTTAGACCATCCTCAACAAATTCTCCTTGAAAGAGAAGGACGTAAAGTATATCAATCCAAAATTGATTTTGGTACTGGTAAACTTTTCTTACTGCGTGTTATTGTGGCAGATGATGTTGATCCTAAAGTTGTAATTACTGTTTATCGCACTAGCAAAATTGAGAAATACTGGAGAGAATTATGA